The Shewanella pealeana ATCC 700345 genome contains the following window.
GGAATGGCTCACTAGGAGCCGTGCGCTACTGTTGTCTACCCTATGGGTAAAAAAAGGTTTAATCACATCATTGCTAAAGACTAATGATATAGAGTGTAGACCACCTTTAGGGATTGTGGGTGGTTATTTATTTAGAAGTGCCACCCAAATGTAACTAATTATGTGAATACAGGGCAATCTTATCTTTGACTAAGTCTCTTGGAAGATTGTTCTTTAATTTATTGCCTAAGTGCTTAGCAACACCGAGCGGGTTGCTAGCATAGCTGACGATAACTTCCCCTTGAGGTTTCCCCTTTTCTAGTAAGCTGATGTCTCGACCCATTAAAAACTCTTTAGCTTGCTCATCACTGAGTTCGAAACGAGTAGGGGATGACAAAGCTAAAACGGCTTCATGGCGAACCTTGTAGCCTTTCTTTAACGCATCGGCGAGTTTTATTCCTATCCGTTGATAACGCATCTTACCTATTAATGGAATAACAGGGCTTGGAAACAGCCAAAACTCCAAATCGCGCACCATCACCTGTGCATTATCGGGTAGGCTAATAGAAAAGCTGTCTCTAAAGTATTGTGCTAACTCTTCGACTTGCTTAGGTTTTGCCAATGTAAATGGAAAGTTCTTCTGTTTTCTCGGCTCAGGCAGCTGACGTTCTACTGCTGAGGTTTTGTATATTTTTGCTACGAAGAAGCCTTCACTGTCGTAGATCTGAGGCCATACGTGTAAAAAGCCTTCTTCGGTACAAGCCTTATCCGCCTGTGGGAATAGTGTAGCCAAAGAACCGAATTCAACGGCATCACCATAGAGAGATTTCAGGTGGTGACATACATCTTGGTTTTCTTGTCGGCTTAACGCACAGGTCGAGTAAACAAGGCTGCCGCCGACTTTTAATGCTAAAAAAGCAGATTCAATCAGTGCTTTTTGGGTCTCGACAATGCCCTTGTCATCATTATTATCCCAATTCTTTAGTGCGTCAGGATCTTTGCGGATGGTGCCTTCACCGCTGCAAGGGGCATCGAGTAGAATTGAATCAAATGTTTCGAACATATACTCACCGAAAACTCGTGCATCAAAATGGGTTAACGCGCAGTTAGCCACGCCCATCCTCGCCACATTGGCGTGCAGCACTTTTACTCGGCTAGCAGAGTATTCATTGGCTATTAACAGCCCTTGGTTTTTCATCAGTGCCGCAATCTGGGTGGTTTTTGACCCTGGTGCAGAAGCCATGTCGAGGACTATTTTATTGGAAAAGTCATCGGAACCATCATCCTCAGTATTTTCTGCGGCCACGGCAACCTCTAGGGGCTCAAATAGTGCCGTTGGAGGCAGCATGGAGCTGGCTTCCTGAATGTAGAACAATCCTTGCAAATGCTCGATGGTATTACCTAGCTGGATCTCTTGAGTGA
Protein-coding sequences here:
- the rsmF gene encoding 16S rRNA (cytosine(1407)-C(5))-methyltransferase RsmF yields the protein MAHFNQNFLDSIERDLPSHLSMEDFIAYSNKPLRLSIRVNTLKISHDNFIDLMTPKGWHFEPIPWCKDGFWVTLTQEIQLGNTIEHLQGLFYIQEASSMLPPTALFEPLEVAVAAENTEDDGSDDFSNKIVLDMASAPGSKTTQIAALMKNQGLLIANEYSASRVKVLHANVARMGVANCALTHFDARVFGEYMFETFDSILLDAPCSGEGTIRKDPDALKNWDNNDDKGIVETQKALIESAFLALKVGGSLVYSTCALSRQENQDVCHHLKSLYGDAVEFGSLATLFPQADKACTEEGFLHVWPQIYDSEGFFVAKIYKTSAVERQLPEPRKQKNFPFTLAKPKQVEELAQYFRDSFSISLPDNAQVMVRDLEFWLFPSPVIPLIGKMRYQRIGIKLADALKKGYKVRHEAVLALSSPTRFELSDEQAKEFLMGRDISLLEKGKPQGEVIVSYASNPLGVAKHLGNKLKNNLPRDLVKDKIALYSHN